The following are from one region of the Haliaeetus albicilla chromosome 24, bHalAlb1.1, whole genome shotgun sequence genome:
- the RHO gene encoding rhodopsin — translation MNGTEGQDFYVPMSNKTGVVRSPFEYPQYYLAEPWKFSALAAYMFMLILLGFPINFLTLYVTIQHKKLRTPLNYILLNLAVANLFMVFGGFTTTMYTSMNGYFVFGVTGCYIEGFFATLGGEIALWSLVVLAVERYVVVCKPMSNFRFGENHAIMGVAFSWIMAFACAGPPLFGWSRYIPEGMQCSCGIDYYTLKPEINNESFVVYMFVVHFMIPLMVIFFCYGNLVCTVKEAAAQQQESATTQKAEKEVTRMVVIMVIAFLICWVPYASVAFYIFTNQGSDFGPIFMTIPAFFAKSSAIYNPVIYIVMNKQFRNCMITTLCCGKNPLGDEDTSAGKTETSSVSTSQVSPA, via the exons ATGAACGGGACAGAAGGCCAGGACTTCTACGTGCCCATGTCCAACAAGACCGGGGTGGTGCGGAGCCCCTTCGAGTACCCCCAGTACTACCTGGCTGAGCCCTGGAAGTTCTCGGCGCTGGCTGCCTACATGTTCATGCTGATCCTGCTCGGCTTCCCCATCAACTTCCTCACGCTGTACGTTACCATCCAGCACAAGAAGCTCCGGACGCCTCTAAATTATATCCTTCTGAACCTGGCGGTCGCCAACCTCTTCATGGTCTTTGGAGGCTTCACGACCACCATGTACACTTCAATGAACGGGTACTTTGTCTTTGGAGTAACAGGGTGCTACATTGAAGGCTTCTTTGCTACACTGGGCG GTGAAATTGCTCTCTGGTCGCTGGTTGTCCTGGCTGTCGAAAGATACGTAGTGGTCTGCAAGCCCATGAGCAACTTCCGCTTCGGGGAGAACCACGCCATCATGGGCGTTGCCTTCTCCTGGATCATGGCCTTCGCGTGTGCAGGCCCTCCGCTGTTTGGCTGGTCCAG GTACATCCCCGAGGGCATGCAGTGCTCGTGCGGGATTGACTATTACACTCTGAAGCCAGAGATCAACAATGAATCTTTCGTCGTCTACATGTTTGTGGTTCACTTCATGATCCCGCTGATggtcattttcttctgctatgGGAACCTGGTTTGCACTGTCAAGGAG GCTGCCGCCCAGCAGCAGGAGTCTGCCACCAcccagaaggcagagaaagaagtGACCCGCATGGTCGTCATCATGGTCATCGCCTTCCTGATCTGCTGGGTCCCCTACGCCAGCGTTGCTTTCTACATCTTCACCAACCAGGGGTCGGACTTTGGGCCCATCTTCATGACCATCCCGGCTTTCTTTGCCAAGAGCTCCGCCATCTACAACCCTGTGATCTACATCGTAATGAACAAACAG TTCCGTAACTGCATGATCACAACCCTCTGCTGCGGCAAGAACCCGCTGGGCGACGAGGACACGTCTGCTGGCAAGACAGAGACCTCCTCCGTCTCCACCAGCCAGGTCTCTCCCGCGTAG